A genome region from Methylicorpusculum oleiharenae includes the following:
- the blaOXA gene encoding OXA-198 family carbapenem-hydrolyzing class D beta-lactamase, with the protein MSKFFIAFLAFLLSVPAVAEDQELAKLFAQQGIDGTIVISSLHNGKTFIHNELRAKQRFSTASTFKILNTLISLEEKVISGKDDVLKWDGHIYDFPDWNRDQTLESAFKVSCVWCFQELARRVGAEKYRNYLRKSVYGALREPFEETTFWLDGSLQISAIEQVNFLKKVHLRTLPFSASAYETLRQIMLVDQTPAFTLWAKTGWATRVKPQVGWYVGHVETPKDVWFFATNIEVRDEKDLPLRQKLTQKALQAKGGIE; encoded by the coding sequence ATGAGTAAGTTCTTCATCGCTTTTTTAGCCTTTCTATTGTCGGTACCAGCAGTCGCTGAAGATCAGGAACTTGCCAAGCTCTTTGCCCAACAAGGTATTGACGGGACTATAGTGATTTCGTCGCTACACAACGGAAAGACATTCATCCACAACGAACTCCGCGCAAAACAGAGATTCTCGACAGCATCCACGTTCAAGATACTGAATACGCTGATCTCGCTCGAAGAAAAAGTCATATCCGGAAAAGACGATGTGTTGAAATGGGACGGGCATATTTACGATTTTCCAGATTGGAATCGTGACCAGACGCTGGAAAGTGCGTTCAAGGTTTCCTGTGTCTGGTGTTTTCAGGAGCTTGCACGCCGGGTCGGCGCGGAGAAGTATCGAAATTATTTACGCAAGTCAGTTTACGGAGCATTACGCGAGCCTTTTGAGGAAACAACATTCTGGCTTGATGGTTCGCTTCAAATCAGCGCAATTGAACAAGTGAATTTCCTCAAGAAAGTTCATCTGCGGACTCTCCCCTTCAGTGCATCGGCCTACGAAACGCTACGACAAATCATGCTTGTCGATCAAACGCCGGCTTTTACGCTGTGGGCCAAGACAGGCTGGGCAACAAGAGTAAAGCCGCAAGTTGGCTGGTATGTGGGCCATGTCGAAACTCCAAAGGATGTATGGTTCTTTGCCACGAATATTGAAGTCCGTGACGAAAAAGACTTGCCCTTACGTCAGAAGCTAACGCAAAAAGCATTACAAGCTAAGGGGGGCATCGAATAA
- a CDS encoding cation-transporting P-type ATPase, translated as MEYWPVDRDGLATQQAQEGLNTSGPNRLSSPKTRGPLLRFLLGEKYEPKKSLAVDGCALKWRFGCRSWRAALCRGLALCRRI; from the coding sequence TTGGAATACTGGCCGGTCGACAGAGATGGTTTAGCCACTCAACAAGCCCAGGAAGGTCTTAATACCAGTGGTCCGAACCGTTTGTCATCGCCAAAAACGCGGGGGCCTTTACTTCGTTTTCTGCTAGGAGAAAAGTATGAGCCAAAAAAATCGCTTGCTGTGGACGGTTGCGCTCTTAAGTGGCGCTTTGGTTGTCGTTCTTGGCGTGCGGCTCTTTGTCGAGGTTTGGCACTATGCCGGCGAATATGA